In a single window of the Flavivirga spongiicola genome:
- a CDS encoding glycosyltransferase family 2 protein yields MKKDKIKSTLIITTYNWPDALELVLESVKNQVMLPTEVIIADDGSTNETKQLIESFQSNFPVPLKHIWHEDKGFRRSAILNLAISKTDSDYIIQLDGDCIIHKNFVGDHLKSIEKDTYLFGSRVNIQEPFLNDFFKNKIITFSYLAKGIKKRNRNIHFPALGEILYKRNNKLSRKLRGCNLSYWKTDFLKVNGYNEDMIGWGREDSEFVIRMINNGTLGKRLKYKAIIYHIWHKESSKEKLNINNIIQESALKNKLSWCDNGIDKYLIKAQENIRFKESEVFS; encoded by the coding sequence TTGAAGAAAGATAAAATTAAATCCACCTTAATTATAACGACCTATAATTGGCCTGATGCTTTAGAGTTGGTTTTAGAGAGTGTTAAAAATCAAGTGATGCTTCCAACTGAAGTGATAATTGCTGATGATGGGTCTACCAACGAAACTAAACAATTAATTGAAAGTTTTCAAAGCAATTTTCCTGTACCATTAAAACATATATGGCATGAAGATAAAGGTTTTAGAAGGTCTGCCATATTGAATCTGGCGATTTCTAAAACAGATTCAGATTATATCATTCAGTTAGACGGCGATTGTATTATTCATAAAAACTTTGTGGGAGATCATTTAAAATCTATAGAAAAAGACACTTATTTGTTTGGGTCTAGAGTAAATATTCAGGAACCATTTTTAAATGATTTTTTCAAAAACAAGATCATTACATTTTCTTATCTGGCAAAAGGGATAAAAAAACGCAATAGAAATATCCATTTTCCTGCTTTAGGGGAGATTCTTTATAAAAGAAATAATAAATTATCTAGAAAATTAAGAGGCTGTAATCTATCATATTGGAAAACGGACTTTTTAAAAGTGAATGGCTATAATGAAGATATGATCGGTTGGGGGAGAGAGGACTCTGAGTTTGTAATTAGGATGATAAATAATGGCACACTTGGTAAACGATTAAAGTATAAGGCGATCATTTATCATATTTGGCATAAAGAAAGCTCAAAGGAAAAATTGAACATTAATAATATTATTCAGGAAAGCGCATTAAAAAATAAATTATCATGGTGTGATAATGGTATAGATAAATATTTAATAAAAGCACAAGAAAACATACGTTTTAAAGAAAGTGAGGTTTTTTCATGA